A stretch of Acidimicrobiales bacterium DNA encodes these proteins:
- a CDS encoding ElyC/SanA/YdcF family protein — translation MSRRRWLLVGAAALLLLVGFLTNRWFVNPTTDEPGTADAIFVLGGGGNRVQFAVDLARDGVADQVVFASSFVEEERVWAARPCNTRRPRGVPDSVTFECFEPDPGTTRGEARLLRDLAEEHGWESVVVVVSTDQVTRARRLIERCWDGEIRIVDVDHHDPWWRRAVYEWGAGLKATFLRSC, via the coding sequence GTGTCCCGCCGCCGTTGGCTCCTGGTCGGAGCCGCCGCCCTGTTGCTACTCGTCGGCTTCCTGACGAATCGATGGTTCGTGAACCCGACGACCGACGAGCCGGGCACCGCCGACGCGATCTTCGTGCTGGGCGGCGGCGGGAACCGGGTGCAGTTCGCGGTCGACCTCGCCCGAGACGGCGTGGCCGACCAGGTCGTGTTCGCCTCGTCGTTCGTCGAGGAGGAACGGGTGTGGGCGGCGAGGCCGTGCAACACCCGCCGCCCCCGCGGCGTGCCGGACAGCGTCACCTTCGAGTGTTTCGAACCGGATCCGGGCACGACCCGCGGCGAGGCGCGCCTGCTGCGCGATCTCGCCGAGGAGCACGGCTGGGAGAGCGTGGTCGTCGTCGTGTCGACCGATCAGGTCACCCGCGCCCGCCGCCTGATCGAGCGCTGCTGGGACGGGGAGATCCGCATCGTCGACGTCGACCACCACGACCCCTGGTGGCGCCGGGCCGTCTACGAGTGGGGCGCCGGGCTGAAGGCAACGTTCCTGCGCAGCTGCTGA
- a CDS encoding antibiotic biosynthesis monooxygenase translates to MYAVVTRVKVRPESIDELASLFDATNRELVAGHDDWLGAWFTADREAGEVTVIARWRDAESYERLRGSAEFQTVMAQFAAEFLEPPVVTINEILVEM, encoded by the coding sequence GTGTACGCAGTCGTCACGAGGGTCAAGGTCCGCCCGGAGTCGATCGACGAGCTCGCGTCGCTCTTCGATGCGACGAATCGGGAACTGGTGGCAGGCCACGACGACTGGCTGGGCGCGTGGTTCACGGCTGATCGCGAGGCCGGCGAGGTGACGGTGATCGCTCGCTGGCGAGACGCAGAGTCCTACGAGCGGCTTCGCGGCAGCGCTGAGTTCCAGACCGTCATGGCGCAGTTCGCAGCCGAGTTCCTCGAGCCTCCGGTGGTCACGATCAACGAGATCCTCGTCGAGATGTGA
- the ruvA gene encoding Holliday junction branch migration protein RuvA, which yields MIGSLRGTLLDRGPDGELLVEVGGVGYRVAVTPSTSVTIGEIDGDVFVHTHHAVREDSETLYGFASIDERRIFEQLISAHGVGPALGLAILSVHGPDALRIAVADDDVAALCLVPGVGKKTAARLIMELKSKLDVPDGPVITISDDGSSTSSAGGARADLRAALEGLGYGIDEIHGVLSELPSEGDTSELLKEALKRLATGV from the coding sequence ATGATCGGATCACTGCGGGGCACGCTGCTCGATCGCGGTCCCGACGGCGAGCTGCTGGTCGAGGTCGGCGGGGTCGGCTATCGGGTGGCGGTCACACCGTCCACGTCCGTCACGATCGGCGAGATCGACGGCGACGTGTTCGTCCACACCCACCACGCCGTCCGGGAGGACAGCGAGACGCTCTACGGGTTCGCCTCGATCGACGAGCGCCGGATCTTCGAACAGCTGATCTCGGCCCACGGCGTCGGCCCGGCGCTCGGGCTCGCGATCCTGTCGGTCCACGGGCCGGATGCGCTGCGCATCGCGGTCGCCGACGACGACGTCGCTGCCCTGTGCCTCGTGCCCGGCGTCGGCAAGAAGACCGCCGCCCGCCTGATCATGGAGCTGAAGTCCAAGCTCGACGTGCCCGACGGTCCCGTCATCACGATCAGTGACGACGGGTCGTCCACCTCGTCGGCCGGCGGTGCGCGGGCAGACCTGCGCGCCGCGCTGGAGGGCCTGGGCTACGGCATCGACGAGATCCACGGCGTGCTGAGCGAGTTGCCGTCCGAGGGTGACACGAGCGAGCTGCTCAAGGAAGCCCTCAAGCGTCTGGCCACGGGGGTCTGA
- the queA gene encoding tRNA preQ1(34) S-adenosylmethionine ribosyltransferase-isomerase QueA, with protein MNRPPETLDDIDYELPSSSIAQTPLPVRDQARLLVDRGDTIEHRTVADLPDLLEPGDLLVVNDTRVLPARLPLTRPTGGAAEVLLLEAGDDGWWEALVKPSKKVPAGTSLTTDGLSVEVGEDLGDGRRLVRPDPGDRALLDVLAEVGLPPLPPYIENQIEDPERYQTVFADRPVSAAAPTAGLHLTDEVFARLADKGIETATVELAVGLDTFRPVQVDRLDDHVMHSEWYHVPAGTQAKIAAANRVVAVGTTSVRALETWGTTGEPEGRSRIFIRRPYEWTTVDVLMTNFHLPRSTLLCLVDAFVGPRWRDLYAAALREDYRFLSFGDAMLLERSAQAV; from the coding sequence GTGAATCGGCCCCCGGAGACGCTCGACGACATCGACTACGAGCTGCCGTCGTCGTCGATCGCCCAGACGCCGCTCCCGGTGCGGGACCAGGCCCGCCTCCTCGTGGATCGGGGCGACACGATCGAGCATCGAACGGTGGCCGATCTGCCGGATCTGCTCGAGCCGGGCGACCTCCTCGTCGTCAACGACACCCGCGTGCTCCCGGCGCGGCTTCCGCTGACCCGCCCGACGGGAGGCGCCGCCGAGGTACTGCTCCTCGAGGCCGGCGACGACGGATGGTGGGAGGCGCTGGTCAAGCCGTCCAAAAAAGTCCCCGCGGGGACGTCGTTGACGACCGACGGACTGAGCGTCGAGGTCGGCGAGGACCTCGGCGACGGGCGCCGGCTCGTGCGGCCCGATCCCGGCGACCGGGCGCTGCTCGACGTCCTGGCCGAGGTCGGGCTGCCGCCGCTCCCGCCCTACATCGAGAACCAGATCGAGGACCCGGAGCGCTACCAGACCGTCTTCGCCGACCGGCCCGTGTCCGCAGCCGCGCCGACCGCAGGCCTGCATCTGACCGACGAGGTGTTCGCCCGACTCGCGGACAAGGGCATCGAGACCGCGACCGTCGAGCTCGCCGTCGGCCTCGACACGTTCCGGCCCGTGCAGGTCGACCGTCTCGACGACCATGTGATGCACAGCGAGTGGTACCACGTCCCCGCGGGGACGCAGGCGAAGATCGCGGCGGCGAATCGCGTCGTCGCCGTCGGCACGACGTCCGTCCGCGCGCTCGAGACGTGGGGCACGACCGGCGAACCGGAAGGCCGCAGCCGGATCTTCATCCGCCGCCCCTACGAGTGGACGACGGTCGACGTGCTGATGACCAACTTCCACCTGCCCCGGTCCACGTTGCTCTGCCTCGTCGACGCCTTCGTCGGTCCCCGCTGGCGCGACCTCTACGCCGCGGCGCTGCGGGAGGACTACCGCTTCCTCAGCTTCGGCGACGCGATGTTGCTCGAGCGGTCGGCGCAGGCAGTCTGA
- a CDS encoding MFS transporter, giving the protein MTAAQSSLLGDRSVRAYLTSSALAGTGISLMLAVLFKQAFDLTGDALTIGIIGLLQFVPAVVLVIISGYIADRFDRRRVAALMTVGRVACALAFFAYSRGVGDDVDVAIWPLYLITLAFGSIDAIAIPARHALAPLVVPRVQLPRLVAAGAVTRVVAAIVGPVTAGFLLTVGADVAYLVAAVVFALSAPPLLRIVYAVEQTKITDRPSVKLALEGLRFIRRSPVVLSAISLDMIAVLFGGAVALIPVIAEERLGVGDVAYGWLRAAPGIGAGITGLALARRPVTRRVGPTLLAVVVIFGAFHVVLGVATNYAVAFVALIIAAGADMVSMTIRSTLVPVATPDTQLGRVTAVESVFIGASNELGAFESGVAARYLGVPWAVAGGGLATVAIALGFAAFVPSLRRIDTYDDVTVEQPV; this is encoded by the coding sequence GTGACCGCAGCGCAGTCGAGCCTGCTCGGCGACCGGTCGGTGCGTGCCTATCTGACGTCGAGCGCCCTGGCCGGGACCGGCATCTCGTTGATGCTGGCGGTGCTGTTCAAGCAGGCGTTCGACCTGACGGGCGATGCGTTGACGATCGGCATCATCGGGCTCCTCCAGTTCGTGCCCGCCGTCGTGCTGGTGATCATCAGCGGCTACATCGCCGATCGCTTCGATCGGCGCCGCGTGGCCGCGCTCATGACGGTCGGTCGCGTCGCGTGCGCCCTCGCGTTCTTCGCGTACAGCCGCGGGGTGGGCGACGACGTGGACGTCGCCATCTGGCCGCTCTACCTCATCACCCTGGCCTTCGGATCGATCGACGCGATTGCCATTCCCGCTCGTCATGCCCTGGCGCCGCTGGTGGTGCCGCGCGTGCAGCTTCCCCGCCTGGTCGCGGCGGGCGCCGTCACGCGGGTGGTCGCCGCGATCGTTGGCCCGGTCACGGCCGGGTTCCTCCTCACCGTCGGCGCCGACGTGGCGTACCTGGTGGCAGCCGTGGTGTTCGCGCTGTCGGCGCCACCCCTGTTGCGGATCGTCTACGCCGTCGAGCAGACGAAGATCACGGACCGGCCGTCGGTGAAGCTCGCGCTCGAGGGCCTGCGGTTCATCCGCCGGTCACCGGTGGTGCTGTCGGCCATCTCGCTCGACATGATCGCCGTCCTCTTCGGCGGCGCGGTCGCCTTGATCCCGGTGATCGCGGAGGAGCGGCTCGGGGTGGGCGACGTCGCCTACGGATGGCTCCGGGCGGCGCCGGGGATCGGCGCCGGCATCACGGGACTCGCGCTGGCTCGCCGACCGGTCACCCGACGGGTGGGGCCGACCCTCCTCGCCGTCGTCGTGATCTTCGGGGCGTTCCATGTCGTGCTCGGGGTGGCCACGAACTACGCCGTCGCGTTCGTCGCGCTCATCATCGCGGCAGGTGCGGACATGGTCTCGATGACGATCCGCTCCACGCTGGTCCCGGTGGCGACGCCCGACACCCAGCTCGGCCGGGTCACTGCCGTCGAGAGCGTGTTCATCGGTGCCTCCAACGAGCTCGGCGCGTTCGAGAGCGGCGTCGCCGCCCGCTATCTGGGCGTGCCGTGGGCGGTGGCCGGCGGCGGACTCGCCACCGTGGCGATCGCACTCGGCTTCGCAGCGTTCGTGCCGTCGCTGCGGAGGATCGATACGTACGACGACGTCACGGTGGAGCAGCCGGTCTGA
- a CDS encoding ABC transporter ATP-binding protein — protein sequence MDPHPAPPAVSLQGVTKSFNDVPALTGLDVVAPDGRITVLLGPNGAGKTTAIRIVTGAMSTDGGTVRTLGLDPDVDGEEVRHACGVVSAKPALYDRLSGTDNLRYAAELHGVDKRIIDDRIRSAAGRFGIEHALASQVGGYSTGMKTRLALARSVLHEPTLLLFDEPTSGLDPESAQAVLQLIRDMTTDGHTVVMCTHHLVEAEGLADHVVVLDEGKDLIAGPPAELTRRFWPEDSVEIAVEGDASIDDITVLDGVRRTEPSKFGTRVVLDDPSRTPDVVAALVGAGHRIRMVNPHDPTLEELYFAVRRSARELAESTAAPAPSADREVAR from the coding sequence ATGGATCCGCACCCCGCTCCTCCCGCGGTCTCGCTGCAGGGCGTCACCAAGTCGTTCAACGACGTGCCCGCGCTGACCGGCCTCGATGTGGTCGCCCCGGACGGCCGGATCACCGTGCTGCTCGGCCCCAACGGAGCAGGGAAGACCACCGCGATCCGCATCGTGACCGGCGCCATGTCGACCGACGGCGGCACGGTCCGCACGCTCGGGCTCGACCCGGACGTCGACGGCGAGGAGGTCCGCCATGCCTGCGGCGTCGTCTCCGCCAAGCCGGCGCTCTACGACCGTCTCTCCGGCACCGACAACCTCCGCTACGCGGCCGAGCTCCACGGCGTCGACAAGCGGATAATCGACGACCGCATCCGCAGCGCCGCCGGCCGCTTCGGCATCGAGCACGCGCTGGCGTCGCAGGTCGGGGGCTACTCCACCGGCATGAAGACCCGCCTGGCCCTCGCCCGGTCAGTGCTCCACGAACCGACGCTGCTGCTCTTCGACGAGCCCACCTCCGGCCTCGACCCCGAGTCCGCCCAGGCCGTGCTCCAACTCATCCGGGACATGACCACCGACGGCCACACCGTCGTGATGTGCACCCACCATCTCGTGGAGGCCGAGGGCCTCGCCGACCATGTCGTCGTGCTCGACGAGGGCAAGGATCTGATCGCCGGCCCTCCGGCCGAGCTCACCCGCCGCTTCTGGCCGGAGGACTCGGTCGAGATCGCGGTCGAAGGCGACGCGTCGATCGACGACATCACCGTGCTCGACGGCGTGCGCCGCACCGAGCCGAGCAAGTTCGGCACCCGCGTCGTACTCGACGATCCGTCACGCACGCCGGACGTCGTGGCGGCACTCGTCGGCGCCGGTCACCGGATCCGCATGGTCAACCCGCACGACCCAACGCTCGAGGAGCTGTACTTCGCGGTCCGACGGTCGGCCCGGGAGCTCGCCGAGTCCACCGCTGCGCCCGCGCCGAGCGCCGACCGGGAGGTCGCCCGATGA
- a CDS encoding ABC transporter permease subunit, with translation MNWSRTLTVARTDVKQLVLAKDFWMPMGILGSIFFVIVPLVLLFSITSLGDVDAVRSIADTLEVLPERAQAQIKGDTPQGRTSYALAVFLFAPMAVVVPLTISTAVGAATLVGERERGTGEFLAHSPAGTKEIYLGKLLASLLPGYFTTMVGFTAYSLIVNLIVGPEVGGWFFPTTQWWLLMLWVLPGFLLIGLSLVLRLSGRVKSTAAAQQASGLITLPLIAVSYAQASGAIYGTAGTTIAIGAIAWTIGIASTVKGMSAVKRQRLLGVADGV, from the coding sequence ATGAACTGGTCCCGCACCCTGACCGTCGCCCGCACGGACGTGAAGCAGCTCGTGCTCGCCAAGGACTTCTGGATGCCGATGGGCATCCTCGGCTCGATCTTCTTCGTGATCGTGCCCCTCGTCCTGCTCTTCAGCATCACGTCGCTCGGCGACGTCGACGCGGTCCGCAGCATCGCCGACACGCTCGAGGTCCTTCCCGAACGGGCGCAGGCCCAGATCAAGGGCGACACACCGCAGGGCCGCACGAGCTACGCCCTCGCCGTCTTCCTCTTCGCGCCGATGGCCGTGGTCGTTCCGCTGACGATCTCGACCGCCGTCGGCGCGGCGACGCTCGTCGGCGAACGCGAGCGGGGCACCGGCGAGTTCCTCGCCCACTCCCCCGCCGGCACCAAGGAGATCTACCTCGGCAAGCTGCTCGCTTCGCTGCTGCCCGGCTATTTCACGACGATGGTCGGCTTCACCGCCTACTCGCTGATCGTGAACCTGATCGTCGGCCCCGAGGTCGGCGGCTGGTTCTTCCCGACGACCCAGTGGTGGCTGCTGATGCTGTGGGTGCTCCCGGGCTTCCTGCTCATCGGCTTGTCGCTCGTGCTCCGGCTCTCCGGCCGGGTGAAGTCGACCGCCGCCGCCCAGCAGGCCTCCGGTCTGATCACGCTGCCGCTCATCGCGGTCTCGTACGCGCAGGCGTCCGGTGCGATCTACGGCACCGCCGGCACGACGATCGCCATCGGCGCCATCGCGTGGACGATCGGCATCGCCTCCACCGTCAAGGGCATGAGCGCCGTCAAACGCCAACGCCTCCTCGGCGTCGCCGACGGCGTCTAA
- a CDS encoding maleylpyruvate isomerase N-terminal domain-containing protein, with the protein MTKLWKVSTDHGLNLSGDEFVGILATHHARIVEAWQALTPEQWEQPSRNPSWSAHDTVRHVADAVQLGAAQVLGESPPFTLGAFDPRTTPDVWLAESAGDAPTRTIERFADAAERLRARVGEKMTAGDSSLDATVYGPAHWTVNIVHIFWDSWLHERDVLLPLGLTAESTNDEQRLAAVYALLMAMVPARMMEQPFGVTMDLTGSGGRVVSAVHQAGAISSAESTDAEADFAADLCSIVDSLSGRGTALEDLAPDAPAMLGSLAQFMAE; encoded by the coding sequence ATGACGAAGCTGTGGAAGGTGTCAACCGATCACGGCTTGAACCTGAGCGGCGACGAGTTCGTCGGCATCCTCGCCACCCATCACGCCCGGATCGTCGAGGCGTGGCAGGCGCTCACGCCCGAGCAGTGGGAGCAGCCGTCGCGGAACCCGTCGTGGTCCGCCCACGACACCGTTCGCCATGTCGCCGACGCCGTGCAGCTGGGAGCGGCCCAGGTCCTCGGTGAGTCGCCGCCGTTCACGCTCGGCGCGTTCGACCCCCGGACGACGCCGGACGTGTGGCTCGCTGAGTCGGCCGGCGATGCTCCCACTCGGACGATCGAGCGATTCGCCGACGCCGCCGAGCGGCTACGGGCCCGCGTCGGCGAGAAGATGACGGCCGGTGACTCCTCGCTCGACGCGACGGTGTACGGCCCCGCCCACTGGACCGTCAACATCGTTCACATCTTCTGGGACTCGTGGCTGCACGAGCGCGACGTGCTCCTGCCCCTCGGTCTGACGGCGGAGTCCACGAACGACGAGCAACGGCTGGCCGCTGTCTACGCACTCCTCATGGCCATGGTGCCGGCCCGGATGATGGAACAGCCCTTCGGCGTGACGATGGACCTCACCGGATCCGGCGGCCGTGTGGTCAGCGCGGTCCACCAGGCGGGTGCGATCTCGAGCGCGGAGTCGACGGATGCCGAAGCGGACTTCGCCGCCGATCTCTGTTCGATCGTCGATTCCCTCTCGGGGCGGGGAACAGCACTCGAAGACCTGGCCCCGGACGCGCCCGCCATGCTCGGATCCCTGGCGCAGTTCATGGCGGAGTGA
- the ruvC gene encoding crossover junction endodeoxyribonuclease RuvC: MFVLGIDPGLSRCGYGCVEHGRKPRAVAAGVIRTDPQTERPIRLAEMQQEIRALIREFEPQVVAIERVLFQHNVSTAMSVGMASGIIMAEAASAGCDVVEYSPNEVKESVAGWGGADKDEVGAMVQTLLHLPQRLSPADAADAVAVALCHLARVPARSSRAMVGRNGGTRS; this comes from the coding sequence GTGTTCGTGCTGGGGATCGATCCGGGTTTGTCGCGCTGCGGCTACGGCTGTGTCGAACACGGCCGCAAACCGCGCGCCGTCGCGGCCGGGGTGATCCGCACCGATCCGCAGACCGAGCGTCCGATTCGCCTCGCCGAGATGCAGCAGGAGATCCGTGCGCTGATCCGCGAGTTCGAACCGCAGGTGGTCGCGATCGAACGGGTGCTGTTCCAGCACAACGTGTCCACGGCGATGTCCGTCGGCATGGCGAGCGGGATCATCATGGCGGAGGCGGCGTCCGCCGGCTGCGACGTGGTCGAGTACTCGCCGAACGAGGTGAAGGAGTCGGTCGCCGGGTGGGGCGGCGCCGACAAGGACGAGGTCGGGGCGATGGTGCAGACGTTGCTCCATCTCCCGCAGCGGTTGTCGCCGGCCGACGCCGCGGATGCCGTGGCCGTGGCGTTGTGCCACCTGGCCCGGGTGCCTGCGCGATCATCGCGGGCGATGGTCGGGCGAAACGGAGGAACACGTTCATGA
- a CDS encoding protein-disulfide reductase DsbD family protein, translating into MLDADGVIIAKFFDEHLGVRANSAELLRAANGETVELVTEAPPADGEVTATITYDGEHLAEIVRHDLVVRLAIPEGQHVYADPAPEGMVPVSIEFDDTDRIGIRRLVAPEPHEHHLDGTDETFVVYDGTVEFRQPLVNTASPRHKTVTVSGTVHWQACDDLACRIPRRERFSFELPTAPSEWPFGDRAEESDATMDFRHHFGRMMVRRSAPDAD; encoded by the coding sequence GTGCTCGATGCCGACGGCGTGATCATCGCCAAGTTCTTCGACGAGCACCTCGGCGTCCGGGCGAACTCGGCCGAGCTGCTCCGAGCGGCCAACGGCGAGACGGTCGAGCTCGTGACCGAAGCACCGCCGGCCGATGGCGAGGTCACCGCGACCATCACGTACGACGGCGAGCACCTCGCCGAGATCGTCCGCCACGACCTCGTCGTGCGCCTGGCGATTCCGGAGGGCCAGCACGTCTACGCCGACCCGGCGCCCGAAGGCATGGTGCCGGTCTCGATCGAGTTCGACGACACCGATCGGATCGGCATCAGGAGGCTGGTCGCTCCCGAGCCGCACGAGCACCATCTCGACGGAACGGACGAGACGTTCGTCGTCTACGACGGCACCGTCGAGTTCCGCCAGCCCCTCGTCAACACCGCGTCGCCGAGACACAAGACGGTGACGGTGTCGGGCACGGTGCACTGGCAGGCCTGCGACGATCTCGCCTGCCGGATTCCGCGGCGTGAACGATTCTCGTTCGAGCTGCCGACGGCACCCTCGGAGTGGCCGTTCGGCGACCGGGCGGAAGAGAGCGACGCAACGATGGACTTCCGCCACCACTTCGGCCGGATGATGGTCCGCCGATCAGCGCCCGACGCCGACTGA
- a CDS encoding LLM class flavin-dependent oxidoreductase, with translation MTFARRFQIELLPNIEWPEFRRRAVHTEELGFDLVTTADHFVDWKNPTVPFFDLWPALAALAEATARIRLAPCVAQIPMRDPASFARSLLTVDHVSGGRIEAAIGLGLTVDPGYAMIGVENWDNPERADRFGEYITIVDELLRTSTCTLDGDHYTVESAVVHPSRQTPRPPITIAAMGPRMMRYAAAHADTWNTMSFGAGADTLLADASALKAKMTKACDTEGRDPASLRHSFLLFDGGARESGGRFFYWDSVAAFEDLAGRIFELGFDEVGAYYPVDEQRDVFEDASTNIIPGLRG, from the coding sequence ATGACGTTCGCTCGCCGGTTCCAGATCGAGCTCCTGCCCAACATCGAGTGGCCGGAGTTCCGGCGCCGAGCCGTCCACACCGAGGAACTCGGCTTCGACCTGGTGACGACGGCGGACCACTTCGTCGACTGGAAGAACCCGACCGTTCCGTTTTTCGACCTGTGGCCGGCGCTTGCGGCACTGGCCGAGGCGACGGCGCGGATCCGCCTCGCGCCGTGTGTCGCGCAGATCCCGATGCGCGATCCCGCGAGCTTCGCCCGCTCGTTGCTCACCGTCGACCACGTGTCCGGCGGACGGATCGAGGCCGCGATCGGGCTCGGGCTCACCGTCGACCCCGGCTACGCCATGATCGGTGTCGAGAACTGGGACAACCCCGAGCGCGCCGACCGGTTCGGGGAGTACATCACGATCGTGGACGAGCTCCTGCGCACATCCACGTGCACGCTCGATGGCGATCACTACACCGTCGAGAGCGCGGTCGTCCATCCATCGCGGCAGACGCCGCGCCCGCCGATCACGATCGCCGCGATGGGGCCCCGGATGATGCGCTACGCCGCAGCCCATGCCGACACCTGGAACACGATGAGCTTCGGGGCCGGCGCGGACACACTGCTCGCGGATGCGAGCGCCCTGAAGGCAAAGATGACGAAGGCCTGCGACACCGAGGGACGCGACCCTGCCTCGCTGCGTCACTCGTTCCTGCTCTTCGACGGCGGCGCCAGAGAGAGCGGCGGCCGTTTCTTCTACTGGGACTCGGTGGCGGCGTTCGAGGACCTTGCCGGCCGGATCTTCGAGCTCGGCTTCGACGAAGTCGGCGCCTACTACCCGGTCGACGAGCAGCGCGACGTCTTCGAGGACGCCTCCACGAACATCATCCCCGGCCTCCGCGGCTGA
- the ruvB gene encoding Holliday junction branch migration DNA helicase RuvB, whose translation MREELLTPGETEDDIVDDLDTPGLRPRTLDEFVGQAELKGHLGVMLGAASKRREAVDHLLFAGPPGLGKTTLANIIAAEMGTHIQVTSGPALERAGDLASILSKLEEGDILFIDEIHRLPRPVEEVLYPAMEDFRIDVVLGKGPAARSIPLDLSRFTLVGATTRTGLITGPLRDRFGLVARLDYYEVDDLQSIVMRAAGILDVDIDADGAWEIARRSRGTPRIANRLLRQVRDYAEVERDGHIDAGIAADGLAFFGVDVLGLDKASRAVLDSVCRRFGGGPVGLSTLAISVSEPTETVEDVYEPYLIQQGLLMRTPRGRVATPAAYEHLGMTPPAAPAPAPGLFDD comes from the coding sequence ATGCGCGAGGAGTTGCTCACGCCGGGCGAGACCGAGGATGACATCGTCGACGACCTCGACACGCCGGGCCTTCGGCCCCGCACGCTCGACGAGTTCGTCGGCCAGGCCGAGCTGAAGGGCCATCTCGGGGTGATGCTCGGCGCCGCGTCCAAGCGGCGCGAGGCCGTCGACCATCTGCTGTTCGCCGGTCCCCCCGGGCTCGGCAAGACCACCCTCGCCAACATCATCGCCGCGGAGATGGGCACCCACATCCAGGTCACCTCGGGTCCCGCGCTCGAACGGGCCGGCGACCTGGCCTCGATCCTGTCGAAGCTGGAGGAGGGCGACATCCTCTTCATCGACGAGATCCACCGCCTGCCGCGCCCCGTCGAGGAGGTGCTCTATCCGGCGATGGAGGACTTCCGGATCGACGTCGTGCTCGGCAAGGGCCCGGCCGCCCGCTCGATCCCGCTCGATCTGTCGCGGTTCACGCTGGTCGGCGCCACCACCCGCACCGGTCTGATCACCGGTCCGCTGCGGGACCGTTTCGGACTCGTCGCCCGGCTCGACTACTACGAGGTCGACGATCTCCAGTCGATCGTGATGCGGGCGGCCGGCATCCTCGACGTCGACATCGACGCCGACGGGGCATGGGAGATCGCCCGTCGTTCCCGGGGTACCCCCCGGATCGCCAACCGGCTCCTGCGCCAGGTCCGTGACTACGCCGAGGTCGAGCGAGACGGCCACATCGACGCCGGCATCGCCGCCGATGGTCTCGCGTTCTTCGGGGTCGACGTGCTCGGCCTCGACAAGGCCAGCCGCGCCGTCCTCGATTCCGTCTGCCGCCGCTTTGGCGGGGGACCGGTGGGGCTGTCCACGCTCGCCATCTCGGTGAGCGAACCGACCGAGACCGTCGAAGACGTCTACGAGCCGTACCTCATCCAGCAGGGCCTCCTCATGCGCACCCCCCGTGGCCGCGTCGCGACCCCCGCCGCCTACGAGCACCTCGGCATGACCCCGCCCGCCGCGCCCGCTCCCGCCCCCGGCCTCTTCGACGACTGA
- a CDS encoding MmcQ/YjbR family DNA-binding protein — MTGARPQYTGDVPDDVTARVRERCVELPEVHEEPAWVGTRWKVRNRTFAHVLGVVFDEAAPLVMLTFRAEGEDLDMLRHAGHPFFVLGWGRDALGLVIDADTDWAEVRELITDSYCVLAPKKLVALVDRPVGADSPPAD; from the coding sequence ATGACCGGTGCACGGCCGCAGTACACGGGCGACGTTCCCGACGACGTCACCGCCCGGGTGCGCGAACGGTGCGTCGAGCTGCCAGAGGTCCATGAGGAGCCGGCGTGGGTCGGCACCCGGTGGAAGGTGCGCAATCGGACCTTCGCCCATGTGCTCGGCGTCGTGTTCGACGAGGCGGCACCGTTGGTCATGCTGACGTTTCGCGCCGAGGGCGAGGACCTTGACATGCTGCGCCACGCCGGCCACCCGTTCTTCGTGCTCGGCTGGGGCCGTGACGCACTCGGCCTGGTGATCGACGCCGACACGGACTGGGCAGAGGTGCGCGAGCTGATCACGGACAGCTATTGCGTCCTCGCCCCCAAGAAGCTCGTGGCGCTCGTCGATCGTCCCGTAGGCGCCGACTCGCCTCCGGCTGACTAG